CTGCCGAGGGCCTGGTGTTCTCCGGTACCTCTCCCGACGGCAAGCTCGTGGAGTACGTGGAACTTCCCCGCGAAGTCCACCCGTACTACGTTGCGACGCAGGCGCACCCGGAGCTTAGCTCCCGGCCCACGCGTCCCCACCCGCTGTTCGCAGGCCTGGTCAAGGCTGCCCTGGAGCGTCGCGAAGGCGCACCCGTGGCAACGAAGACCGGCGCCCGCGCGGTAGCTGCCAAGTAAATACACGTACTAGCGAAGGACGGCGCGATGCCCGGTATTTCTGAAACCCCCCGCACATCAAGGCAGGTTTCGGACATGCCGAGCCCGCGCCGTCTTTTGTCTACCAACAAGGTTTACGAAGGCCGCATCTGGGACGTGGTCAGTGACTCGTTCCAGCTCAGCGAAGACACGGACACCCTGGTCCGGGACTATATTGACCACCCAGGCGCCGTCGCTGTCCTTCCCATGAACGTTGACGGCGAGGTCCTGCTGCTCAAGCAGTACCGGCATCCTGTCGGCATGGACCTCTGGGAAATCCCGGCTGGCTTGCTGGACGTTGAAGGCGAAGATTTTGTGGTGGGTGCGGCGCGTGAGTTGGCCGAGGAAGCCGACCTGGTTGCCGCTACGTGGAATGTCCTGGTGGACTTCTTCAATTCGCCCGGCTCTTCCAGTGAAGCGGTCCGAATCTACCTGGCCCGCGGAATTACTGACGTTCCGGAAGCCGACAGGCATGTCAGGACTGACGAAGAGGCCGAGATTGAGCTTCAGTGGGTCCCTCTGGAAGATGCCGTCCAGGCTGTCCTCGAAGGCCGGCTGCACAATCCTTCCGCGGTGCTGGGAATCCTGGCTGCCGCAGCAGCGAAGGCTGATGGGTTCACTAAGCTCCGTCCCGCGAACGCGCCCTGGCCCGCACATCCGAGCCAGCGCTGAGCATGGCCGAGGCCCCCACGCGTACCCTCAATGCCATTGACCGGGCTGTTACTGACTACCTGCAGCACGTCGGCGTGGAAAAGGGCCTGGCAGCGAACACGTTGGCTGCGTACCGTCGCGACCTTGCAAGGTACTCCAACTTCCTGGCCGCGCAAGGGATCGAGCGTCCCGGCAACATCACGCGCCATCACGTAACGGCCTTCGTCCAGGCATTGTCCGACGGCTCGGACGGCGCAGCAGCGCTGGGCGTCCGCTCTGCGGCGCGCACAGTGGTGGCCGTCCGTGGCTTGCACAAGTTTTGGGCGCTGGAAGGAACCACGACGGCGGACCCCGCCAGCGATGTCCACCCGCCGATGCCGGGCAAGAGGCTTCCAAAAGCCATCAGCGTTGGCGAAGTCACTCGCATCCTGGAAGCTGCCGGGACGGACACACCCACCGGTCTCAGGGACCGCGCGCTCCTGGAGTTCCTCTATTCCACCGGGGCACGCATTAGCGAGGCCGTAGGCTTGGACGTCGACGACGTCTCCCTTGAGGACTCCGGTGGCGATCCCGCGATCGTCAGGTTGTTCGGCAAAGGCTCCAAGGAGCGGTTGGTGCCTCTTGGATCCTATGGAGCCCGCGCCGTCGGCGCCTACGTAGTCCGCGGCCGGCCGCTGCTCGCGTCCAAGGGAAAAGGGACGCCGGCGTTGTTCCTCAATGCCCGGGGCGGCCGGATCAGCAGGCAGAGTGCCTGGACCATCCTCAAGGCTGCGGCCGAGAAGGCCCAGATCACCAAGGATGTTTCGCCGCACACGCTGCGCCATTCCTTTGCCACCCATCTGCTTGAGGGCGGAGCGGATGTCAGGGTGGTGCAGGAGCTCCTGGGCCACGCGTCTGTCACCACCACGCAGGTCTACACTCTGGTCACGGCGGACACCCTGCGGGAAATCTATGCAGCTGCGCATCCGAGGGCGCTCGGCTAGGCCATCTCGCCAAGGCGGAAAAGGGCTAGCCTATGACGTTCAAGGTCAACTCGACGGCGTTCACAAACAGGGCCAGCACGGACGTGCCCAGACCAGCCACCAGCAGGAGGCCCGGGTGGGCCAGGCCCACCACCACCCGTTTGAGCCGGGGCCGGCCGCGGAGGAACTTCTTGGGCACCCTGGTCCTGACCGGTATTTGCCGCCAACCGCGGAGCCGCCTCAGGAACCACGCGCACCGGACAATGAACGCCATCCAGAGGACGGACAGCACCAATGGAACGGCGGCAAGCATCAGGTTGAACCCGAGTGCGGTGACTTCTTTCTCCGAATCCCCGATCACGGACTGCACGGTGGTGGAGATGGAGGCGCTCATCACCACGGACGCGGCCCAGACCATGAAGGCTGCCACCAGGGCCAGGAACCGAACGAAGAATTGACCCAGGACCGTGGCGTCCACGGCCTTAAGGTGGCTTCGTGGCGTGGCATGCAGGACCACCAGGGTAGAGACCAGGGTGGGCAAGGCGGCTAAGAGGACCAACAGGTACCAGGTCCACCCAGCCAGGTCCACCAGTTCGTCCAGGACAATGAGTCCGGCCCACAGGACTGTCCAGGCCCAGCCCGCGTAGAGCGGCTGCGCCACAAGCCAACGCGGAAGCCAGGCATCCCGTTCTGTTGTGCCGGTGCTTGGCGTTCCAGCAGCGGCCTCGCCTCGGGCGGACGCCTCAGGAACCTCGTCGACGCCGCCCGCAACGGCGCGCACGTCACCCCCACCTTCGCTCATGGGCTCACTGTAGCAATGGCGGCTACGGCTGGGGAGTACAGGTTAAGGTAGTCAGCATGACTGCAGCCCAGGTGACTTTGTGCTTCCTCCTTCGTGATGCCGCGGACGGTGAGCACGTGCTGCTCGGCACCAAGAAGACCGGCTTCGGCCGCGGCAAGGTGGTGGGCGTCGGCGGTCACCTGGAACAGGGCGAAACTGCGGAGCAGGCTGCTTGTCGGGAGGTCATGGAGGAAATCAACGTGGTAGTGGCCCCGGAGGACCTGGTTCCTGCCGGGACAGTTGATTTTGTTTTTCCGGCCAGGCCCGAGTGGAACATGGCTACCACCGTGTTCCTCACCCGCGCATGGGATGGGGAACCTACCGAAAGCGTTGAAATTGCGCCGGCGTGGTTCCCTGTGGCCCGTCTCCCAGTGGAACGCATGTGGGCGGACGCCGAGCACTGGTTGCCTGCCATGATTTCCGGGCAGCGTATCGCGGTCCGTGTCGCCTTGGCCGCCGACAACGAAAATGTCGCGGACGTCCGCACCGAAGCTTGGGTGGGTCCGGTTTAGTGCCACGGACGACGGCGGTCCGGTCACCTCCAGGTGACCGGACCGCCGTCGTTCTTTCTGCTTTGAGGCCTGAGCCCTACGGCACGTGCCGCTCTTCGGGGCCGTTGTATTCGCTCAAAGGCCGGATGAGGGAGTTTGATGCTACCTGCTCCATGATGTGCGCGGTCCAGCCCGTGATGCGGCTGGCCACGAACAGGGGCGTGAACGTCTGGGTGTCGAAGCCCATGAGATGGTAGGTGGGGCCGGCCGGGTAGTCGAGGTTGGGCTTGATGGCCTTCGCCTCGTCCATGGCTTGTTCCAGCCCGTTGTAGAGGCCCAGGAGTTCGGGGCGTCCGTAGTGGGCGATCATCTTATCCAGTGCGGCCTTCATGGTGGGCACGCGGGAGTCGCCGTGCTTGTAGACGCGGTGTCCGAAGCCCATGACCTTCTTTTTCTGGGCCAGGGCTTCTTCCATCCAGGTCTTGGCGCGGGACGCGGCTTCCTCCAGCGATTCTTCGCTGCGGATGCCGATCTCGTCGAAGGTATGCATGACGGCTTCGTTGGCGCCTCCGTGCAGGGGGCCCTTGAGGGCGCCGATCGCGGCAGTGACGGCCGAGTGCAGGTCCGCGAGGGTGGAGGTGACCACCCGGGCGGTGAAGGTGGAGGCGTTGAAGGAGTGTTCTGCGTAGAGGATCATCGAGACGTTGAACGCCTCAACCACTTCGGGAACCTGTTCTTCGCCGAACGTCATCCACAGGAAGTTCGCCGAGTAGTCCAGGTCCTCACGCGGCTCAATCGCGTCCTCGCCGCGGCGGCGGCGCTGGTCATAGGCCACGACGGCGGGCATGGCAGCCCAGAGGTCGATGGCCTTCTTCATGTTGGCCTCGGGTGAGGAATCCTCGGCCAGTTCGTGCCGGGCGCCCAGCACGGAAGCTGCCGTACGGCAGACATCCATGGGGTGCGCCGTAGTGGGCAGCGTATCAATGACGGACTTGACTACGGGGTCCAAGGCTCGGCCTGCGCGCTCGCGGGCAGTAAATTCCGCGAGCTGCGATTCGTTGGGCAGTTCGCCGTTCCACAGCAGGTAGGCAACTTCTTCGAAGCTGCACTTGGCGGCCAGTTCCTGGACCGGGTACCCGCGGTACAGCAGCGAGTTGGTGTCCGGGTTGACCTTCGAGACGGCGGTGTAGTCCACCACGACGCCGGCAAGGCCCTTTTTGATGTCTTCAGCAGCCATGCTGAACTCCTTCGTTCATGATGCAGGGCCCGGTAGCGGGACCCTGCGTTCCCCTTGATGAAATTGGAACCTAGCGGATGCCAGGAACCTTGAAGTTGAATACGCCGGTATCGAACTGGTTGTATGCCTCGTAGTCCACGAGTTCGTAGAGGCGGGCACGCGTGAGCATGTTCTCCACTTGCGCCTCTTGGGTCCCCGCAGCCTTGATCGATTCCAGAGTACGCTCTGCAGCGCCCATGGCAATGCGGAGGAGCGTGACGGGGTAGATGACCATGTTCACGCCAACGCCCTGGAGCTGGTCCACGGTGAAGAGGTCGCTTTTGCCGAACTCTGTCATGTTGGCCAGGATGGGCACGTCCACGGCGTCGCGGATGGCCTGGAACTCGTCCAGGGTGGCCATGGCTTCGGGGAAGATGGCGTCGGCGCCTGCGTCCACCAGGGCGCGGGCTCGGTCTTGTGCGGCCTGGATTCCTTCGACGGCGCGGATATCGGTCCGGGCCATGATGAGGAAGTTCGGGTCCCGGCGTGCGTCGGCTGCGGCGCGGATGCGTTTGGTGGCGGTGTCGATATCGACGACGTTCTTGCCGTCGAGGTGTCCGCAGCGTTTGGGGTTGAATTGGTCCTCGATGTGGCAGCCGGCCAGGCCTGCGTTTTCGAGTTCCTGGATGGACCGGGCCACGTTCATGGGTTCGCCGAAGCCGGTGTCCGCGTCCACGAGTGAGGGCAGCTCGGTCATGCGTGCGATCTGCCCGGCGCGGGTGGCTACCTCGGTGAGGGTAGTCAGGCCGATGTCAGGCAGTCCGAGGTCGTTGGCCAGGACGGCGCCGGAGATGTAGACCCCGGCGAAGCCCTTTTCCTCGATGAGCCGTGCCGAGAGCGGGTTGAACGCTCCGGGGAACTGCTGGATGGTCCCGGAGTTGAGCAGCTCGCGGAGCTTGACCCTTTTCTGCTCGGGGGTTGTTGTGGAGTACAGCATTTAGAACAGTCCCTTCGGGGCTGCGTCGAGGTTGATGATCCCGGGTGCTGCGGTGATGTTGAGCTGGTCCAGTTCGCCTTCGCCCAGTTCGGTGACGCGTTCGACGGCGGTCAGGAACCTTTCGATCTCGGCTTCCTCCACCAGCCCGGCCGCGAGGGTGCGGAACTTGTTGATGTATTGCTCACGGGCGAACGGCCGGGCACCGAGGGGATGTGCGTCGGCTACGGCGATCTCATCGGTGACCACGGTCCCGTCCGTGAGGGTGATTTCCACGGTGCCGCCGAAGGCCTTCTCCGCGATGTCCAGGGAGTGGTAGCGGCGGGTCCATTCCGGGTCTTCGACGGTGGTGACCTTCTGCCAGAGTTCCACGGTGTCCGGGCGGGCGGCCCGTTCGGGGCTGTAGGAGTCCACGTGGTGCCAGGCGCCGTCCTGGAGCGCGACGGTGAAGATGTACGGGATGGAGTGGTCCAGGGTTTCCCGGGACGCGGTGGGGGAGTACTTCTGGGGATCGTTCGCGCCCGAACCGATGACGTAGTGGGTGTGGTGGCTGGTCTTGATCAGCACCGATGCCACGTTGGCCGGGTCGGTGGTTTCGGGGTGCTCGCGGTGGAGTTTGCGGGCGAGGTCGATCCAGGCCTGGGCCTGGTACTCGGCGGAGTGTTCCTTGGTGTAGGTGTCCAGGATGGCCCGCTTTGCTTCGCCGGGCAGCGGCAACGGGACCTCGTAGGAGGCGTCCGGGCCGTCCAGCATCCAGGCGATCACCCCGTCTTCGCCTTCGTAGATCGGCACGGGAGAGGTCTGGCCGCGCATGGAACGGTCCACGGCTTCGACGGCCATTTTGCCGGCGAAGGCCGGGGCGTGGGCCTTCCAGGTGGAGATTTCGCCCTTGCGGGACTGCCGGGTGGCGGTGGTGGTGTGCAGGGCCTGGCCCACGGACTGGAAGATCGTCTCAACATCCAAACCCAACAACGTGCCAATGCCGGCAGCGGCGGACGGGCCCAGGTGCGCGACGTGGTCGATCTTGTGCTTGTGCAGGCAGATGGCCTTGACCAGGTTCACCTGGATTTCGTAGCCGGTTGCGATGGCCCGGACCAGGTCGGCGCCGTTGGAACCAACGTGCTGGGCCACGGCGAGGATCGGCGGGATGTTATCGCCCGGGTGGGAGTAGTCAGCGGCCAGGAACGTGTCGTGGTAGTCCAGTTCGCGCACGGCCACGCCGTTCGCCCAGGCGGCCCACTCAGGGGAGACCTGCTCGCTGATACCGAAAACCGAGGCGCCCTTGCCGTTGGCGGACGGTGCGTGGGTCAGGGCCTGCGCGCGGGCAGCAACGATCGGTGCCCGGTTCAACGACGCGATGGCCACGGAGGCGTTATCGATGATCCGGTTGATCACCATGTCGGTGACCTCGGGGGACACCTCGACGGGGTCGGCAGCGACCACGGCGATCTTGTGCGCCAACTGCTCCACGCGGGGCAGGTTCTCTTCGCTCTTGTAGACACGGACGTGATGGTTCTTAACCATGATGCTCCTTCTAGGCAGGGGTATGGGTGGCTTTGACGTGGGTGAGGCTGCGGTGCAGGTGGACTGTGGTGGCTGCTTCTGCCAGCCGGGGGTTGCCGGCGGCGATCGCTTCTGCGATGGCGGCGTGTTCGGCTGCGGCGGCGTGAAGCCGGGCGGTGTCGTCGGCCGCCAGGCGGCGGACCCGGACCAAGTGGACGCGGAGGCTCCGCATGGCGTGGGCCATGTAGGTGTTCGAAATGGCGGCGTCGATGGCGTCGTCCAACCGGCCTACCAGCGCATAGTAGTCGTGTCGGGCGGGGTCGTTTTCGCTGAGCAGTTCAGGGGCGAGCAGCAGTTTGGCGTGAAGTTCGGTGAAGATGCCGGGCTCGCCGCGTTGGGCGGCCAGGCCTGCGGCCCGCACTTCGAGTGTTTCGCGCAGCTCAAAAAGTTCGTCGATGCTGTCCAGCGAGATATCGGTGACGACGACGCCGCGGCCTCCTGCCGCCGTCGTCAATCCCTCAGCTGTGAGCCTGCCCAGCGCCTCCCGGACCGGCGTGCGGGACACGCCGAGGCGCTCGGACTGCTCAACCTCCGCCAGCACCGTGCCCGGACGAAGGCGCCATTCGATGATGTCTTCCCGTAGGGCGGTGTAGGCCCGGTCACTGGCGCGCATGCCCTTAGTGTATACACACCAGCGGGCAAAAGCGACAGAATGGGCGTTTTCTGCCCGCTGTGTATACAGAAATCAGCTTCGGTTCCAGCCGTATTCGTTTTCGGGCCGCCCAGGAGTTCCGTACCGTGCCGCCCGGGTAACTGTCCCGGCGTCGGCCAGGTACTCCAGGTACCGGCGGGCGGTGACGCGGGACATTCCGAGCGCCTCCATGACTTCGCTGGCCGACACAGGCTGTTGCCGCGCCCTGACCAGGTCCTTCACGGACTCCAGGGTGGAGCCGGACAGGCCCTTCGGCAGCGGCAACTCCGTCGGAGCGCGAAGGCTCGCGAACGCCTGGTCCACGTCGCTCTGCGACGCTCTGGCCTTGGAGATCCCGGACATCGACCCTGCCAACTGGTCACGGAAGGTCCGGTAGCTGCCCAGCTTGTCGGCGAACGTCGCGTAGGTAAAGGGCTTGATGAGGTACTGCACGACGCCGATCGACACGGCACTGCGCACGATGTTCAGTTCCCGGACGGCGGTAATCGCGATGATGTCCGCAAAAACTCCTGCCGACCGCATGCGGCGGGCCACGTCCAGGCCGTGCAGGTCAGGCAGGTTCATGTCCAGCAGTACCAGGTCAACCGGTGCGCCGGCCGAGGCAAATTCACTAAGGATACGCAGGGCCGACTGCCCATCGGGTGCCGTACCCACCAAAGTGAAGCCTTCAAGGCGGCCGACGTAGACGGAGTGGGCATCGGACGCTATCGGCTCGTCCTCAACCACCAGGACGCGGATGTCTGTCATTCCTGCTCTTCCTCGGGATCCGGCACGGGCAACACAACATGGAACTGCGCACCGCCGGGATTGCTGATGGTCATCGTACCGTCCAGTCGCTGCACCGCCTGCCTCACCAACGCCAGTCCGACCCCGCGGCCATGGGCTCCTCCCGCACCCGCTGCCGGGGACTTGGTGCTGAAACCGTACTGGAGCACGTCATCAATGGACCCAGGGTCGATGCCACTGCCGGTGTCCCGCACCGTAAATTCGACGGCGGCAGCTCCGGCTTCCACGTCCAACTCCACCGTTCGTGGGTACTCACCGGCGGCTGCCGCGTCGATTGCATTGTCCAGCAGATTGCCGAGGATGGTCACCAGGTCCTGGATCTCAAGCCCACGGACACCGGAACTCCCGGAGGTTCGGACCACCAACTCCACCCCACGCTCATGGGCTTCGGCGGCCTTGCCCATGACCAAGGCGCTCATCACCGGCTCGTCCACGGACGCCACCATGTCATCGGTGAGCTGCTGGCTCAACTCGAGGTCCTTCGTGGCGAAATCCAGGGCTTGCGGTGTGCGGCCCAGCTCCAACAACGAAACGATCATGTGCAGCCGGTTGGCGTGTTCGTGGGTCTGGGCGCGCAAGGCATCGGACAACGTCTTCATGGTCTGCAGCTCAGTGCCCAAGGATTCGATCTCGGTGCGGTCGCGGATGGTGGCCACCGTGCCGTACACGGCTGGTTTCTGCCTGCTGCGCCCGGGCACTGGAGCCACAGCAGGGGCCTGGTTAACCACCAGGATCCTGGAGCCCGTGAGGTGGATTTCATCATGGGCCGGCCTGCCGGACTCGAACAGCGCCCGCAGGCTGCCGTCGAACGGCAGGTCGGCCAGCCGTGGGGCAGCATCAGGGGACCGATCGGCGTCGGATGGCTCCAGGCCCAGCAGTTCCGCCGCTTGGTCGTTGTACATTACTGCCTTGCCGCGTGTGTCCACCAGGATGAGTCCCTCGCGCACGGAATGCAGGACTGATTCGTAATAGGCGAAGAGTTGGGCCAGTTGTTCCGGACCCCAGCCGCGCGTCACCGAACGCAGGTATCGGCCAAGCAGCCAGGAAGCGATGGATCCGAAGGTCAACACCACCAGGGCGATGCCGCCGATCACGCCCAGGCGTTCGGCGACGTCGGTGTCCACGGTCCGCACTGTCACACCTGCCGCCACGAGCGCCTTGACCGTGCCGCCTTGGTCTTTGACGGGGGAGATGGTCCGGACCGAGGGTCCAAGCGTCCCGGCTGTTACCTCGGTGAACGTGTTGCCGTTCAAG
This Paenarthrobacter sp. GOM3 DNA region includes the following protein-coding sequences:
- a CDS encoding 8-oxo-dGTP diphosphatase; this encodes MTAAQVTLCFLLRDAADGEHVLLGTKKTGFGRGKVVGVGGHLEQGETAEQAACREVMEEINVVVAPEDLVPAGTVDFVFPARPEWNMATTVFLTRAWDGEPTESVEIAPAWFPVARLPVERMWADAEHWLPAMISGQRIAVRVALAADNENVADVRTEAWVGPV
- a CDS encoding response regulator; the encoded protein is MTDIRVLVVEDEPIASDAHSVYVGRLEGFTLVGTAPDGQSALRILSEFASAGAPVDLVLLDMNLPDLHGLDVARRMRSAGVFADIIAITAVRELNIVRSAVSIGVVQYLIKPFTYATFADKLGSYRTFRDQLAGSMSGISKARASQSDVDQAFASLRAPTELPLPKGLSGSTLESVKDLVRARQQPVSASEVMEALGMSRVTARRYLEYLADAGTVTRAARYGTPGRPENEYGWNRS
- a CDS encoding MmgE/PrpD family protein yields the protein MVKNHHVRVYKSEENLPRVEQLAHKIAVVAADPVEVSPEVTDMVINRIIDNASVAIASLNRAPIVAARAQALTHAPSANGKGASVFGISEQVSPEWAAWANGVAVRELDYHDTFLAADYSHPGDNIPPILAVAQHVGSNGADLVRAIATGYEIQVNLVKAICLHKHKIDHVAHLGPSAAAGIGTLLGLDVETIFQSVGQALHTTTATRQSRKGEISTWKAHAPAFAGKMAVEAVDRSMRGQTSPVPIYEGEDGVIAWMLDGPDASYEVPLPLPGEAKRAILDTYTKEHSAEYQAQAWIDLARKLHREHPETTDPANVASVLIKTSHHTHYVIGSGANDPQKYSPTASRETLDHSIPYIFTVALQDGAWHHVDSYSPERAARPDTVELWQKVTTVEDPEWTRRYHSLDIAEKAFGGTVEITLTDGTVVTDEIAVADAHPLGARPFAREQYINKFRTLAAGLVEEAEIERFLTAVERVTELGEGELDQLNITAAPGIINLDAAPKGLF
- a CDS encoding sensor histidine kinase → MFHSWSIARRLFVANLLFVVILTAAFGAFSVLEARDRAYDDAGSRMRAISTSIANNPLVHQAASTADPSAVLQPYALKVMSEADADFITIMAPDRTRWTHPRAEELGKPYIGTIEPALNGNTFTEVTAGTLGPSVRTISPVKDQGGTVKALVAAGVTVRTVDTDVAERLGVIGGIALVVLTFGSIASWLLGRYLRSVTRGWGPEQLAQLFAYYESVLHSVREGLILVDTRGKAVMYNDQAAELLGLEPSDADRSPDAAPRLADLPFDGSLRALFESGRPAHDEIHLTGSRILVVNQAPAVAPVPGRSRQKPAVYGTVATIRDRTEIESLGTELQTMKTLSDALRAQTHEHANRLHMIVSLLELGRTPQALDFATKDLELSQQLTDDMVASVDEPVMSALVMGKAAEAHERGVELVVRTSGSSGVRGLEIQDLVTILGNLLDNAIDAAAAGEYPRTVELDVEAGAAAVEFTVRDTGSGIDPGSIDDVLQYGFSTKSPAAGAGGAHGRGVGLALVRQAVQRLDGTMTISNPGGAQFHVVLPVPDPEEEQE
- a CDS encoding bifunctional 2-methylcitrate synthase/citrate synthase, which codes for MAAEDIKKGLAGVVVDYTAVSKVNPDTNSLLYRGYPVQELAAKCSFEEVAYLLWNGELPNESQLAEFTARERAGRALDPVVKSVIDTLPTTAHPMDVCRTAASVLGARHELAEDSSPEANMKKAIDLWAAMPAVVAYDQRRRRGEDAIEPREDLDYSANFLWMTFGEEQVPEVVEAFNVSMILYAEHSFNASTFTARVVTSTLADLHSAVTAAIGALKGPLHGGANEAVMHTFDEIGIRSEESLEEAASRAKTWMEEALAQKKKVMGFGHRVYKHGDSRVPTMKAALDKMIAHYGRPELLGLYNGLEQAMDEAKAIKPNLDYPAGPTYHLMGFDTQTFTPLFVASRITGWTAHIMEQVASNSLIRPLSEYNGPEERHVP
- the prpB gene encoding methylisocitrate lyase, with the translated sequence MLYSTTTPEQKRVKLRELLNSGTIQQFPGAFNPLSARLIEEKGFAGVYISGAVLANDLGLPDIGLTTLTEVATRAGQIARMTELPSLVDADTGFGEPMNVARSIQELENAGLAGCHIEDQFNPKRCGHLDGKNVVDIDTATKRIRAAADARRDPNFLIMARTDIRAVEGIQAAQDRARALVDAGADAIFPEAMATLDEFQAIRDAVDVPILANMTEFGKSDLFTVDQLQGVGVNMVIYPVTLLRIAMGAAERTLESIKAAGTQEAQVENMLTRARLYELVDYEAYNQFDTGVFNFKVPGIR
- a CDS encoding GntR family transcriptional regulator, which produces MRASDRAYTALREDIIEWRLRPGTVLAEVEQSERLGVSRTPVREALGRLTAEGLTTAAGGRGVVVTDISLDSIDELFELRETLEVRAAGLAAQRGEPGIFTELHAKLLLAPELLSENDPARHDYYALVGRLDDAIDAAISNTYMAHAMRSLRVHLVRVRRLAADDTARLHAAAAEHAAIAEAIAAGNPRLAEAATTVHLHRSLTHVKATHTPA
- a CDS encoding NUDIX domain-containing protein, with product MPGISETPRTSRQVSDMPSPRRLLSTNKVYEGRIWDVVSDSFQLSEDTDTLVRDYIDHPGAVAVLPMNVDGEVLLLKQYRHPVGMDLWEIPAGLLDVEGEDFVVGAARELAEEADLVAATWNVLVDFFNSPGSSSEAVRIYLARGITDVPEADRHVRTDEEAEIELQWVPLEDAVQAVLEGRLHNPSAVLGILAAAAAKADGFTKLRPANAPWPAHPSQR
- the xerD gene encoding site-specific tyrosine recombinase XerD; this encodes MAEAPTRTLNAIDRAVTDYLQHVGVEKGLAANTLAAYRRDLARYSNFLAAQGIERPGNITRHHVTAFVQALSDGSDGAAALGVRSAARTVVAVRGLHKFWALEGTTTADPASDVHPPMPGKRLPKAISVGEVTRILEAAGTDTPTGLRDRALLEFLYSTGARISEAVGLDVDDVSLEDSGGDPAIVRLFGKGSKERLVPLGSYGARAVGAYVVRGRPLLASKGKGTPALFLNARGGRISRQSAWTILKAAAEKAQITKDVSPHTLRHSFATHLLEGGADVRVVQELLGHASVTTTQVYTLVTADTLREIYAAAHPRALG